Proteins encoded together in one Spodoptera frugiperda isolate SF20-4 chromosome 15, AGI-APGP_CSIRO_Sfru_2.0, whole genome shotgun sequence window:
- the LOC118271571 gene encoding facilitated trehalose transporter Tret1, producing MSFNKNNPNAVGKIMDYLKQLSTEMGGSEQARRGQGDEERLYRTRGPKYSRVPSKPTLSASTTSTSLAASLGSQGTLVPNYATIPENASTESSSEDEQDSFENTRRHFQQLRQISLGNEFKYKMEMEIQGAKEENLRNSIPYVKQLSTDNNAKRDYSINGDTPPYAPTTQRLYLWTQLLAAFAVSMGSLIVGFSSGYTSPALISMNSTLHMTKEESTWVGGLMPLAALVGGIAGGPLIEGIGRRWTIMGMALPFFTGWILIGSATNVIMVFAGRVFCGVCVGVVSLAFPVYLGETLQPEVRGAFGLLPTAFGNTGILLAFFVGSYLDWSKLAYFGAVLPVPFFLLMLLTPETPRWLVSKGRSEDARKALQWLRGRKTNVEKEMGDLTLTQADSDRKGGNALKQLFNYKYMPAVLISLGLMLFQQLSGINAVIFYAASIFKMAGSSVDENLASIIIGIVNFISTFIATAIIDRLGRKMLLYISSVAMIITLVSLGAYFYVKDSGVDVTAYGWLPLACLVIYVLGFSIGFGPIPWLMLGEILPSKIRGTAASLATGFNWTCTFIVTKTFHNIIDAINMYGTVWLFAVICLVGLFFVIFFVPETRGKSLEEIERKLTGGSRRVRNINSKQSQNC from the exons ATGAGCTTCAATAAAAATAACCCCAATGCCGTGGGGAAAATCATGGACTACCTCAAGCAGCTCTCCACCGAGATG GGTGGGAGCGAGCAAGCTCGCCGAGGACAAGGCGACGAGGAAAGGCTATATAGGACACGCGGTCCCAAGTACTCGCGTGTGCCTTCGAAGCCAACACTTTCTGCTTCAACCACTTCAACATCTTTGGCGGCATCTCTCGGATCCCAGGGAACTTTGGTGCCCAATTACGCTACGATCCCAGAGAACGCTTCTACTGAGAGCAGCAGTGAAGACGAACAGGACTCATTCGAGAACACCAGACGTCATTTCCAGCAACTTCGCCAGATCAGTCTAGGAAACGAGTTCAAGTACAAGATGGAGATGGAAATCCAAGGCGCAAAGGAAGAGAATTTGCGGAATTCGATCCCATATGTAAAACAATTGAGTACAGACAACAACGCGAAGCGTGACTACAGCATCAATGGAGATACTCCGCCATATGCACCGACGACACAACGTCTTTACCTGTGGACACAA CTCTTGGCGGCATTCGCAGTGTCTATGGGCTCACTGATTGTCGGATTCTCGTCAGGCTacacttctcctgctttgattAGCATGAACAGCACTCTGCATATGACTAAAGAAGAG TCCACTTGGGTCGGTGGTCTTATGCCCCTGGCAGCGTTGGTGGGTGGCATAGCAGGAGGGCCTCTGATTGAAGGTATTGGAAGACGATGGACCATAATGGGAATGGCTCTACCATTCTTCACCGGCTGGATTTTAATAGGATCGGCGACAAATGTAATAATGGTGTTCGCTGGACGAGTCTTCTGTGGCGTATGCGTTGGAGTAGTCTCCCTGGCTTTCCCAGTATATCTTGGTGAAACACTACAGCCTGAAGTACGAGGTGCATTCGGATTGCTTCCCACAGCATTCGGTAACACTGGAATTCTTCTGGCATTCTTTGTGGGTAGCTACCTTGACTGGTCAAAACTTGCATACTTTGGAGCTGTGCTTCCTGTACCATTCTTCTTACTTATGCTGCTGACACCAGAAACTCCACGTTGGCTTGTGTCCAAGGGACGTTCCGAAGACGCACGCAAAGCCCTGCAGTGGCTCAGAGGCAGGAAAACAAATGTTGAAAAAGAAATGGGCGATCTTACATTGACACAGGCAGATTCCGATAGAAAAGGTGGAAATGCACTTAAACaactgtttaattataaatacatgcCAGCCGTCCTTATATCTCTTGGATTAATGTTGTTCCAACAATTGAGTGGAATTAATGCAGTAATTTTCTATGCCGCATCAATCTTTAAAATGGCTGGCAGTAGTGTTGACGAAAATTTGGCAAGTATTATTATTGGAATTGTCAACTTTATTTCAACATTTATAGCGACTGCCATTATTGATCGCCTGGGTCGCAAAATGTTATTGTACATTTCCTCAGTTGCTATGATTATTACACTTGTATCTTTGGGAGCATATTTCTACGTTAAGGATTCAGGAGTTGATGTCACCGCTTATGGTTGGTTACCACTTGCTTGCCTTGTTATTTATGTCCTTGGTTTCTCTATTGGCTTTGGACCTATTCCATGGCTGATGTTGGGCGAAATTCTGCCATCAAAGATCCGTGGCACAGCCGCTTCTTTGGCGACTGGATTTAACTGGACATGTACTTTTATTGTCACCAAAACTTTCCACAATATTATTGATGCCATTAATATGTACGGTACCGTGTGGTTGTTTGCTGTTATCTGTTTAGTGGGATTGTTCTTCGTAATATTCTTTGTGCCTGAAACCCGAGGCAAGAGTTTGGAAGAAATAGAAAGGAAATTAACCGGAGGGTCGCGACGAGTGCGGAACATTAACAGCAAGCAATCACAAAATTGCTAA